In Pyrus communis chromosome 1, drPyrComm1.1, whole genome shotgun sequence, the following are encoded in one genomic region:
- the LOC137739843 gene encoding BTB/POZ domain-containing protein At3g50780-like: MAEIRLTRVEQGKTKIRNVPIAVTPEGFWCCPSPVVFQKTLKAQNSMHKPKPSSPPPPKKAAQRKQTPLSEKKLAFTPSRSASISDGLRGVGPEAPDAPVVSASIVPERVPKPKVENLPRKVAIEFGEPGTSDMKVVLLGKKGFCVKLSVHKNVLVEHSNFFADKLSEQQSGSTCLNIEDCDDVEIYVETVGLMYCKDMRQRLMKQSVSCVLRILKIAELLGFNSCMQSCLEYLEAVPWVGDEEEEKVVSSVLRLQSEGIGVTPVLKRVSSGISKPQKDTLSHIIGLVLASNEERGRREMKSIVLKLLKENNSASSSQGSSNVCNETLYNSCRSCLNLLLSLFKQAAEPESSDKTSNNKEPVVKQIDLAADNVSWLLEILADKQAADEFAVMWASQQELAALHTKLPIVSRFHVSRITARLFVGIGRGELLPSKDTRQLLLQTWLQPLINDYNWLQHGCRSFDRKIVEEGIGRTILTLPLEEQQSIMLSWLGSFLKAGDSCPNLQRAFEVWWRRTFVRPYVEGQCSSVQSDSSLTS; the protein is encoded by the exons ATGGCTGAAATTAGGCTTACTAGGGTAGAACAAGgcaaaacaaagattagaaATGTCCCGATTGCCGTGACGCCGGAAGGTTTCTGGTGTTGCCCTTCTCCTGTTGTGTTTCAGAAAACCCTTAAAGCTCAAAATTCCATGCACAAACCCAAGCcctcatcaccaccaccacccaagaAAGCAGCTCAGAGAAAACAAACCCCACTGAGTGAAAAAAAGCTAGCCTTTACCCCTTCGAGGTCAGCAAGTATTTCTGATGGTCTACGGGGTGTTGGTCCTGAGGCACCTGATGCACCGGTGGTTAGTGCATCTATAGTTCCGGAGAGAGTGCCTAAGCCCAAAGTTGAAAATTTGCCAAGGAAGGTAGCAATTGAGTTTGGTGAGCCTGGAACTAGTGATATGAAGGTGGTTTTACTTGGAAAGAAGGGATTTTGTGTAAAGTTGAGCGTTCACAAGAATGTTCTAGTGGAGCATAGCAACTTTTTTGCTGATAAACTTTCTGAACAACAATCTGGTTCAACTTGTCTTAACATCGAAGATTGCGATGATGTTGAAATATATGTTGAAACTGTTGGATTGATGTATTGCAAGGACATGAGGCAACGGCTGATGAAACAAAGTGTCTCGTGTGTACTCCGCATTCTGAAG ATTGCAGAACTGCTTGGCTTCAACTCGTGCATGCAGTCGTGTTTAGAGTACTTGGAAGCAGTCCCGTGGGTTggggatgaagaagaagaaaaagttgtcTCGTCAGTCTTACGACTCCAAAGTGAGGGTATTGGGGTCACTCCTGTACTGAAACGAGTCTCATCTGGCATTTCTAAACCCCAAAAGGACACACTTTCCCATATAATTGGACTTGTTCTCGCAAGCAATGAGGAGAGAGGCAGGCGTGAAATGAAATCCATAGTGCTGAAGCTTCTTAAGGAGAACAACAGTGCCTCAAGCTCTCAAGGTTCTTCTAACGTCTGCAATGAAACACTATATAACTCCTGCAGAAGCTGTTTGAACTTGCTGCTGTCCCTGTTCAAGCAGGCTGCAGAGCCCGAGTCTTCTGATAAAACTTCCAACAACAAAGAACCTGTGGTGAAGCAAATAGATTTGGCAGCTGATAACGTCTCATGGTTGCTTGAGATTTTGGCTGACAAGCAGGCAGCAGACGAATTTGCAGTAATGTGGGCTAGCCAGcaagaattagcagccttgcaTACGAAGCTGCCTATTGTGTCTCGTTTCCATGTTAGCCGTATCACAGCAAGGCTGTTTGTTGGCATTGGTAGAGGGGAGCTACTGCCATCTAAGGATACCCGTCAGCTGTTGCTACAAACCTGGCTACAGCCGTTGATCAACGACTACAACTGGCTGCAACATGGGTGCCGGTCGTTTGACCGTAAAATTGTGGAAGAAGGAATTGGTAGGACAATCCTCACTCTGCCGCTAGAGGAGCAGCAAAGTATTATGCTTTCGTGGTTGGGAAGTTTTCTCAAGGCTGGTGATAGCTGTCCGAATCTCCAGAGGGCGTTTGAAGTGTGGTGGCGGAGAACTTTTGTTAGACCATACGTGGAAGGACAATGTAGTTCCGTCCAGTCAGATAGCTCATTGACCTCATAG
- the LOC137716015 gene encoding uncharacterized protein has product CSLLMASLFAYSASVQLNDPDWYFWFPLYLGACVVNLVIWAVSSKAIKQVAEAALWLGIFLFVKVTAESASGFLSLDLSERVIREKVGSGLVIISMLLQLAASKSSSAKALPQQSYYPTSVKYGMAVLVGFSFGLPFVFFVVQKVK; this is encoded by the exons TGCTCTCTTCTAATGGCATCACTATTTGCTTATTCTGCATCTGTGCAGCTAAATGACCCTG ATTGGTACTTTTGGTTTCCCCTCTACCTTGGTGCTTGTGTTGTTAATCTGGTGATTTGGGCTGTCTCATCCAAAGCAATCAAACAAGTTGCTGAGGCTGCACTATGGCTTGGAATATTTTTGTTCGTCAAAGTCACAGCTGAAAGTGCTTCTGGGTTCTTGTCTCTGGATTTAAGTGAGAGAGTTATTAGGGAAAAAGTAGGAAGTGGGTTGGTAATAATCTCCATGCTTTTGCAATTGGCAGCATCAAAATCTTCATCAGCAAAAGCTCTCCCACAACAAAGTTATTATCCAACATCTGTTAAATATG GAATGGCAGTTTTGGTGGGATTCAGTTTTGGACTTCCCTTTGTCTTCTTTGTGGTCCAAAAGGTGAAATGA
- the LOC137740810 gene encoding histone-lysine N-methyltransferase SUVR5, translating into MEVLPCSTICVGQSDCPQQSSASTSARDGESNCLEHGKKVQAADDLLPNVEGPRLGRQCEVPEAVDEFQTSEGCQNGASVLDCHQLAGQKTSSGSQDFDDDDINAQNYSEPCVTSDNSHLIVDSSENALPNNIREGESSLSESTWLESDESVALWVKWRGKWQTGIRCARADCPLSTLRAKPTHDRKKYFVIFFPHTRNYSWADTLLVRSINEFPHPIAYKTHKVGLKVVKDLTIARRFIMQKLAVGMLNIVDQFHTEALIENARDVAVWKEFAMEASRCSGYSDLGKMLLKLQSMISQTYLNSEWLERSYNFWVQQCKNASNAATIEVLKEELVDSILWNEVQSLQNAPLQPTLGSEWKTWKHEVMKWFSTSHPISNRVDIQKQSSDSPLTPNPQVGRKRPKLEVRRAEANASQVETRVSDEAIAIEIDSEFFNNRDTANTATLASETYKEEDMKDLAAPADTPGRVADKWDGVLVEAGNSKLIQTKDVEMTPVNEVAAIRTSEPGSKNRQCIAYIEAKGRQCVRWANDGDVYCCVHLSSRFMGSSTKAEGSHSSDQPLCEGTTVLGTKCKHRSLQGSSFCKKHRPKNDMKTIPNFPENTLKRKFEENISNLETTKCREMVLVRDVESPLQVDPVSYAPGNAFRERGSLFEKSESPAKACNITGEQRCIGFCLRDDSNPCLESPKRHSLYCEKHLPSWLKRARNGKSRIISKEVFVDLLRDCHSEEQKFNLHQACELFYKLFKSILSLRNPVPKDVQFQWALSEASKNLGVGEIFTKLVCTEKERLRRIWGFNGDEGEHVSSSAMEEQALLPWTVDDNHENEQVIRCKVCSQEFSNDQELGTHWMENHKKEAQWLFRGYACAICLDSFTNKKVLETHVQERHCVQFVEQCMLFQCIPCGSHFGNTDELWLHVLAVHPDNFRLSKAPQPVQSIGNDSPRKFELYNSASVENNNENVSGQRKFVCRFCGLKFDLLPDLGRHHQAAHMGPSLASSRPSKKGIRYYAYKLKSGRLSRPRLRKSLAAASYRIRNRANVTMKKRIQASKSLGTGGINVQHLATEAAILSRLGDSHCSAVARILFSEMQKTKRRPSNLDILSVARSACCRVSLKAMLEGQYGVLPESLYLRAAKLCSEHNIRVDWHQDGFICPKGCKEFRECFVSPVMPLPIGAMEHRSSPSSDPCDDKWNVDESHYLIDAHHLSQRSFQKALVLCDDISFGQELVPVVCVADEDQLDSYPALAGGSNAGISLPWESFTYIMKPLLHQSPGLDIESLQLGCSCTRSTCRPETCDHVYLFDNDYDDAKDIYGKSMRCRFPYDESGRIILEEGYLVYECNQMCSCTRSCPNRVLQNGVRVKLEVFKTEKKGWGVRAGEVILRGTFVCEYIGEVLDEHEANERRNRYGKDSYLYEIDAHVNDMSRLVEGQAHHVIDSTNYGNVSRFINHSCLPNLVNHQVLVESMDSLCAHVGLYANRDIALGEEITYDYRYKRLPGEGHPCHCGASPCRGRLY; encoded by the exons ATGGAAGTGCTCCCTTGTTCTACCATTTGTGTTGGACAATCTGATTGCCCTCAACAGAGTTCAGCATCCACTTCTGCCCGTGACGGGGAATCCAATTGCCTTGAACATGGAAAGAAAGTGCAAGCTGCAGATGACTTATTGCCAAATGTGGAAGGGCCTCGTTTAGGAAGACAATGTGAAGTTCCAGAGGCAGTTGATGAATTTCAAACTTCTGAAGGATGTCAAAATGGAGCTTCAGTTCTTGATTGTCATCAATTGGCGGGTCAAAAGACATCCAGTGGTTCGCaagattttgatgatgatgatataaATGCACAGAATTACAGTGAACCCTGTGTGACCTCTGACAACAGTCATTTGATTGTAGACAGCAGCGAAAATGCATTGCCAAACAACATTAGGGAAGGAGAGTCATCTCTTTCAGAGTCCACTTGGCTAGAAAGTGATGAATCTGTGGCACTGTGGGTCAAG TGGAGAGGGAAGTGGCAGACTGGAATACGATGTGCACGAGCTGACTGCCCATTATCGACTTTGAGAGCAAAACCAACTCATGAtaggaaaaaatattttgtgatattttttCCACACACAAGGAATTATTCTTGGGCAGACACACTACTTGTTCGCTCGATCAATGAATTTCCACACCCTATTGCATATAAAACGCACAAAGTTGGACTAAAAGTGGTTAAAGATTTGACCATAGCACGTCGGTTTATTATGCAAAAGTTAGCTGTTGGAATGCTGAACATTGTTGACCAATTTCATACTGAG GCTTTGATAGAGAATGCTCGTGATGTGGCCGTCTGGAAGGAGTTTGCTATGGAGGCTTCTCGTTGCAGTGGCTATTCTGATCTTGGAAAGATGCTTCTGAAGCTGCAAAGT ATGATATCACAGACCTACCTAAATTCTGAATGGTTAGAACGTTCATATAACTTTTGGGTTCAGCAGTGTAAGAATGCGAGTAATGCTGCAACCATTGAAGTACTGAAGGAG GAACTAGTTGACTCTATTCTCTGGAATGAAGTCCAGTCTCTCCAGAATGCACCATTGCAGCCTACACTGGGTTCTGAGTGGAAAACCTGGAAGCATGAagttatgaaatggttttcaacATCTCATCCCATATCAAATAGAGTAGACATTCAGAAGCAGAGTAGTGATAGTCCCTTGACTCCAAATCCCCAAGTTGGCAGGAAAAGGCCAAAGCTTGAAGTTCGTCGTGCGGAGGCAAATGCTTCCCAGGTGGAAACCAGGGTATCAGATGAAGCTATTGCCATTGAAATTGACTCTGAATTCTTTAATAATCGAGACACTGCAAATACTGCTACGTTAGCATCAGAGACCTATAAAGAAGAAGATATGAAAGATTTAGCTGCACCAGCAGACACACCCGGGCGAGTTGCTGATAAATGGGACGGAGTATTAGTTGAAGCTGGTAATTCTAAGCTCATCCAAACCAAAGATGTGGAAATGACACCAGTCAATGAAGTAGCTGCCATAAGAACTTCTGAGCCTGGAAGTAAAAATCGACAGTGCATTGCTTATATAGAAGCCAAGGGAAGGCAATGTGTGAGGTGGGCAAATGATGGTGATGTTTACTGTTGTGTGCATCTGTCCTCTCGCTTCATGGGAAGCTCTACAAAAGCTGAAGGGTCTCACTCTAGTGATCAACCACTGTGTGAAGGCACAACTGTCCTTGGAACCAAATGTAAGCATCGGTCTTTACAAGGCTCTTCATTTTGTAAGAAGCACAGACCAAAGAATGATATGAAAACTATCCCAAATTTTCCAGAGAATACACTTAAGAGAAAGTTTGAGGAGAACATTTCTAATTTAGAGACCACAAAATGCAGAGAGATGGTATTGGTCAGAGATGTTGAAAGTCCTCTACAGGTGGATCCTGTCTCATATGCGCCTGGTAATGCTTTCCGTGAAAGAGGGAGCTTATTTGAGAAGTCCGAGTCCCCTGCCAAAGCATGTAATATCACAGGAGAGCAGCGCTGCATTGGCTTTTGTTTGCGAGATGACAGCAACCCTTGTCTGGAAAGTCCAAAGAGGCATTCATTATATTGCGAAAAGCACCTCCCAAGCTGGCTCAAACGTGCAAGAAATGGTAAGAGTAGGATAATATCAAAAGAAGTCTTTGTAGATCTTTTGAGGGATTGTCACTCAGAGGAGCAAAAGTTTAATTTGCATCAAGCATGTGAGCTCTTTTACAAGCTCTTTAAAAGTATCTTATCTTTAAGAAATCCTGTTCCTAAGGATGTACAGTTTCAGTGGGCCCTATCTGAAGCTTCTAAAAATCTTGGTGTTGGGGAAATATTCACAAAGTTGGTTTGCACTGAAAAGGAGAGACTCAGAAGGATTTGGGGCTTTAATGGTGATGAAGGTGAACATGTTTCGTCGTCTGCCATGGAAGAACAAGCTCTGTTGCCATGGACTGTGGATGATAACCATGAAAATGAACAAGTCATTAGGTGCAAAGTTTGCTCGCAGGAGTTTTCAAACGACCAAGAACTTGGAACTCACTGGATGGAAAATCATAAAAAGGAAGCACAATGGCTGTTTAGAGGCTATGCATGTGCCATCTGCCTGGATTCTTTCACTAATAAGAAAGTCTTGGAAACTCATGTTCAGGAGAGACACTGTGTGCAATTTGTTGAACAATGCATGCTTTTCCAGTGTATTCCGTGTGGAAGCCACTTTGGTAATACAGATGAGTTATGGTTGCATGTGCTTGCGGTTCATCCTGATAATTTCAGGCTCTCAAAAGCTCCTCAGCCTGTCCAGTCTATTGGTAATGATTCTCCAAGGAAGTTTGAGTTATACAATTCAGCTTCTGTGGAGAATAACAATGAGAATGTAAGTGGTCAACGAAAGTTCGTTTGCAGGTTTTGTGGGTTGAAGTTTGATTTGCTTCCCGATCTTGGTCGTCACCATCAAGCTGCTCACATGGGGCCAAGTTTAGCCAGTTCTCGGCCTTCAAAGAAGGGGATACGTTATTATgcttataaattaaaatctgGGAGACTTAGTCGTCCTAGATTGAGAAAAAGTTTGGCGGCAGCATCATATAGGATCAGGAATAGGGCAAATGTTACAATGAAGAAACGTATTCAAGCATCAAAGTCACTTGGCACAGGAGGAATAAATGTACAGCATCTTGCAACTGAGGCAGCAATTCTTTCTAGATTAGGGGACTCACATTGTTCAGCAGTAGCAAGGATTCTTTTTTCTGAGATGCAGAAAACAAAACGTAGGCCAAGTAACCTAGACATTTTATCTGTTGCTCGCTCTGCTTGCTGCAGGGTCAGTCTCAAAGCCATGCTGGAGGGACAATATGGGGTCTTGCCAGAAAGTTTGTATCTGAGGGCAGCCAAGCTCTGCAGCGAGCATAATATTCGGGTAGATTGGCATCAAGATGGATTTATTTGCCctaaaggatgcaaggaattcAGGGAATGCTTTGTGTCTCCAGTGATGCCTCTTCCAATTGGTGCTATGGAGCATAGATCTTCACCTTCATCAGATCCTTGTGATGATAAATGGAATGTGGATGAGAGCCACTATCTTATTGATGCACATCACTTGAGCCAAAGATCCTTCCAGAAGGCTCTAGTCTTGTGTGATGATATAAGTTTTGGACAGGAATTGGTTCCAGTGGTTTGCGTTGCAGATGAAGACCAATTGGATTCTTATCCTGCCCTTGCAGGTGGTTCTAATGCTGGTATTTCCTTGCCGTGGGAGAGCTTTACCTATATTATGAAGCCCTTGCTTCATCAATCCCCTGGACTCGATATTgag AGTTTGCAATTGGGGTGTTCATGCACGCGTTCTACATGCCGTCCTGAAACATGTGATCATGTTTACCTTTTTGATAATGACTATGATGATGCAAAAGACATCTACGGGAAATCCATGCGTTGCAGATTCCCATATGATGAGAGTGGTCGAATTATATTGGAG GAAGGGTACCTCGTTTACGAATGCAATCAGATGTGCAGCTGCACTAGATCTTGTCCTAATAGGGTTTTGCAGAATGGAGTAAGAGTGAAATTGGAAGTCTTCAAAACAGAGAAAAAG GGATGGGGAGTCAGGGCAGGTGAAGTGATCCTCCGCGGCACATTTGTTTGTGAGTACATAGGCGAGGTTTTAGATGAGCATGAAGCAAATGAGAGGCGCAACAG GTATGGAAAAGACAGTTACTTATATGAAATTGATGCTCATGTTAACGATATGAGTAGATTGGTCGAAGGGCAGGCCCATCATGTAATTGACTCAACTAACTATGGAAATGTTTCAAGATTCATCAATCATAG CTGCTTGCCTAATCTTGTGAATCACCAAGTTCTTGTGGAAAGCATGGATAGTCTGTGTGCACATGTTGGTCTCTATGCAAATCGCGAT ATAGCTTTGGGGGAAGAAATAACGTATGACTATCGGTATAAACGTCTTCCCGGAGAAGGACATCCATGCCATTGTGGAGCTTCCCCGTGTCGGGGGCGACTCTATTAA